Sequence from the Paenibacillus riograndensis SBR5 genome:
CTGCCAGCATATCCAGCAGCCGGTCCCGCGCTCCCTGCATTCCTGAGAGTGACAATTCGGCAAGGTCAGGCCAGCCGCCAATCATGTTGTATCCATCCACAAGCAGAATATCGCGCCAGTCGGCCATAACTATCCTTGCTGATGCCGGCGGCGCAGCACCTCGTACATGATAACGCCTGCAGCGACCGAAGCATTTAACGAATTGATCTTACCGGCCATAGGCAGCTTCAGCAGAACATCGCATTTCTCCCGGATCAGACGGCCCATTCCTTTATTCTCGTTCCCGATTACCACCGCTACCGGACCTGTAAATATATCCGATGCATACAGATTCTGATCCGTATCCACATCGGTCCCTACTACCCAGACTCCCAGCTCTTTGAGGCGGTCAATAGTCTGCCCAAGGTTGGTTACACGTGCGACGGGCACATATTCAACGGCTCCTGCAGAGGTTTTGGACACAGTTGCTGTAATCTGTGCAGACCGTCTCTTGGGAACTATAACTCCATGCACACCCGTGCAATCAGCGGTACGCAGAATGGAGCCCAGGTTGTGAGGGTCTTCGATTTCATCCAGCAAAAGCAGAAACGGAGGTTCTCCCTTGGCTTCTGCCGCTGCCAGAATATCGGCTACCTCTGTATACGCAAAAGGTGCAGCCTGTGCAACTACCCCTTGATGCTGCACTCCGGGTGCAAGCTGGTCCAGCTTTCTTTTGTCCACATGCTGAATCACAATTCCCGCTTTGCGCGCTTCGGCAATAATGGGTGCGGTCAGATGCTTTTGCGCCGTTTCGGCGATCCAAATCTTATTGAGTGTACGGCCGGCACGAAGCGCTTCAAGCACTGAATGCTTGCCGGCCAATACTTCCTCTTCTGTCTTCAATTCTTCCATGTTCATGCCTCCTGTTCTCTAAAATATATACCCGTGCAGCCTCACTTAGGCCGATTCATCATGTATTGTATGCTGCTGTCAACAAGCTCCCGGATTCTGGCCTGCTGGCCTGTGTAATATAAATAACCGATCAGACACTCAAAAGCAGTAGCATGCCGGTATTCCAGAACATCCGCATTTTTGGGGATGGTTCCCGATTTGGCATTTCTTCCTTGCCGGGCGACGTCCTTCTCTTCATCGGTAAGCTCCGGCTCCAGGTACGCAAGGATCGTGCTTTGCGCTTTGGCCGAAACCAGCCCGGTCGCTGTACGGTGCAAATGATTCGGGCGAAGATTCGGCAGCGAGATCAAATACTGGCGTACCGCCACTTCATAGATAGCATCCCCGGCATATGCCAGTACGAGCGGAGAGAGCAGCCGGGCCGGCTTGGAGGGCTCATAGGGAAACCAGGCACTCTCCAGATTAAACGGCCCGCTCATTTGCGCCGCCACCGCATGCCTTGCGGGGTATCCTCAAGCAGAATACCCATGGCATTCAGTTCATCGCGGATCTCATCGGAACGTCCCCAGTTTTTATTCTTGCGCGCTTCGGCCCGTTCAGCGATCAGCCTCTCCACTTCCTCGCCGGCAGCCTCTTCCTCATTCTCCGGGGTCAGGCGCAGCACAGCATTCATCTCGGTAAAAGCCTGCAGCAGTGCCGAGAAGTCTGCGGACAATGCTTCCGGATTCGCAAGTGTATTATTCGCAAGGCTTACCCAGTCAAACACGGCGGTAATAGCATCCGGGGTGTTGAAGTCATCCTGCATTTTAGCATGGAAATTGGCTACAATCGCAGCCAACCGCTCTGTGATCTGTTCGCTTGCCCGGCCTTTGGCCCCTTCCGGATCAAGCTCAAGCCGGTGCTTCACATTGCTCTCCGCGAGAGCGATGCGCTCTGCGCTTTTTTCTGCGGACAGCATGGATTCCTCAGTGAAATTCAGCGGGTTGCGGTAATGGGTGGAGAGCATGAAATAACGGATGGCCCCCGCTTTGAAGCGCTGGCGGATATCCTTCACCAGCAGACCGTTGCCGAGCGATTTCGACATTTTTTCGTCACCGATATTAATGAACCCGTTATGCATCCAGTAGTTGGAGAGCGGTTTTCCGGTCAACGCTTCGGTCTGGGCGCATTCGCATTCATGATGCGGGAACTGCAGATCCTGTCCGCCGCCATGAATATCAATAGTATCGCCAAGAAATTCACGGGCCATGGCCGAGCACTCAATATGCCAGCCGGGACGGCCTTCGCCCCATGGGCTGTGCCAGTGGACCTCTCCAGGCTTAGCTGCCTTCCAGAGGACAAAGTCCTCGGGTTTTTCTTT
This genomic interval carries:
- the rlmB gene encoding 23S rRNA (guanosine(2251)-2'-O)-methyltransferase RlmB yields the protein MEELKTEEEVLAGKHSVLEALRAGRTLNKIWIAETAQKHLTAPIIAEARKAGIVIQHVDKRKLDQLAPGVQHQGVVAQAAPFAYTEVADILAAAEAKGEPPFLLLLDEIEDPHNLGSILRTADCTGVHGVIVPKRRSAQITATVSKTSAGAVEYVPVARVTNLGQTIDRLKELGVWVVGTDVDTDQNLYASDIFTGPVAVVIGNENKGMGRLIREKCDVLLKLPMAGKINSLNASVAAGVIMYEVLRRRHQQG
- the cysS gene encoding cysteine--tRNA ligase, translated to MALQIYNTMTRSKETFVPQESGKVKMYVCGPTVYGYMHIGNARPVIVFDMVRNYLEQTGNEVNYVTNFTDVDDKLIRKAEEMKTTVAEVAEIFIAAYQEDLAGLGVKSATMNPRVTQSMELIIEFIKELENKGYAYESGGDVYYRTAKFADYGKLSRQNLEELQFGIRVEVDSRKEKPEDFVLWKAAKPGEVHWHSPWGEGRPGWHIECSAMAREFLGDTIDIHGGGQDLQFPHHECECAQTEALTGKPLSNYWMHNGFINIGDEKMSKSLGNGLLVKDIRQRFKAGAIRYFMLSTHYRNPLNFTEESMLSAEKSAERIALAESNVKHRLELDPEGAKGRASEQITERLAAIVANFHAKMQDDFNTPDAITAVFDWVSLANNTLANPEALSADFSALLQAFTEMNAVLRLTPENEEEAAGEEVERLIAERAEARKNKNWGRSDEIRDELNAMGILLEDTPQGMRWRRK
- a CDS encoding Mini-ribonuclease 3, producing the protein MSGPFNLESAWFPYEPSKPARLLSPLVLAYAGDAIYEVAVRQYLISLPNLRPNHLHRTATGLVSAKAQSTILAYLEPELTDEEKDVARQGRNAKSGTIPKNADVLEYRHATAFECLIGYLYYTGQQARIRELVDSSIQYMMNRPK